One Microbacterium sp. zg-B96 genomic region harbors:
- a CDS encoding DUF4921 family protein has product MSDARQRPPLQRMPDGTVKQVGPLTGTRVWTVPGRAGRPLFTPREDVVELAPGQERRLCAFCEDRYLETTPEKVRLVWPDFQQLRRIPARELSDTVAEFRRFGNLFEIVSAEYWRENHGFRQPTQVVQWAQDYLADPVGRQHLEYLAAIRARASGTPQSLEEAALDLVGGSHDVIVARRHVTDGARTDDELASSGLLTPDEHAVYIAFTVQSLQEILRAQPNAAYVAVFQNWLRAAGASFEHLHKQLVAIDEPGPQLDHELRMLSADHGLYQHAIADMSVQEGLVVAATDGAVAFAGVGHRYPAFEVYSTSPANLPHEHTGAEVRAMSDLVHALHAATGPHVPTNEEWHYRPPGAPWPMPWRVVLKWRTSNPAGFEGGTKIYVNTIDPWELRRRTVAQLQQLRDAGRIADGIRIGDECTPADSRLHYAEDA; this is encoded by the coding sequence GTGAGCGATGCCAGGCAACGCCCTCCCCTGCAGCGGATGCCGGACGGCACGGTCAAACAGGTCGGTCCGCTGACCGGTACTCGCGTGTGGACCGTCCCCGGCCGCGCCGGGCGGCCCCTGTTCACCCCGCGTGAGGACGTCGTGGAACTGGCCCCCGGCCAGGAACGACGACTGTGCGCGTTCTGCGAGGACCGGTACCTGGAGACCACGCCCGAGAAGGTGCGCCTGGTCTGGCCCGACTTCCAGCAGCTGCGGCGCATCCCGGCCCGGGAGCTGTCCGACACCGTCGCGGAGTTCCGCCGCTTCGGCAACCTGTTCGAGATCGTCTCGGCCGAGTACTGGCGCGAGAACCACGGGTTCCGCCAGCCCACGCAGGTCGTGCAGTGGGCGCAGGACTACCTGGCCGACCCCGTCGGACGGCAGCATCTGGAGTACCTCGCGGCGATCCGCGCGCGGGCCTCTGGCACGCCGCAGAGCCTGGAAGAGGCGGCGCTGGATCTGGTCGGCGGGTCGCACGACGTCATCGTGGCGCGCCGTCACGTCACCGACGGCGCGCGGACCGACGACGAACTGGCATCCTCGGGGCTGCTCACACCCGACGAGCACGCCGTCTACATCGCCTTCACGGTGCAGTCGCTGCAGGAGATCCTCCGGGCCCAGCCGAACGCCGCGTACGTCGCCGTCTTCCAGAACTGGCTTCGCGCCGCCGGCGCCTCGTTCGAGCATCTGCACAAGCAGCTGGTCGCGATCGACGAACCCGGCCCGCAGCTGGACCACGAGCTGCGGATGCTGTCGGCCGATCACGGCCTGTACCAGCACGCGATCGCCGACATGTCGGTGCAGGAAGGGCTCGTCGTGGCCGCGACCGACGGTGCCGTGGCGTTCGCCGGCGTCGGGCACCGGTACCCGGCGTTCGAGGTGTACTCCACCTCCCCCGCGAACCTCCCCCACGAGCACACGGGCGCCGAGGTGCGGGCGATGTCCGACCTGGTGCACGCGCTGCACGCCGCGACCGGGCCGCACGTGCCGACCAATGAGGAGTGGCACTACCGGCCGCCGGGGGCGCCGTGGCCCATGCCGTGGCGGGTCGTGCTGAAATGGCGCACCTCCAACCCGGCCGGGTTCGAGGGCGGCACCAAGATCTACGTCAACACGATCGACCCGTGGGAGCTGCGCCGACGCACCGTCGCGCAGCTGCAGCAGTTGCGCGACGCGGGCCGCATCGCCGACGGCATCCGCATCGGTGACGAATGCACCCCCGCGGACAGCCGCCTGCACTACGCCGAGGACGCATGA
- a CDS encoding methyltransferase, producing MIDLDSLRRWPDVEDAGLGAVDAADRLLLDESAAARAAAGDGELVVIGDAYGALALGAADAGATGIRVHQDAVTGEQALAANAATFGLADRVRSLPLEAELVQDARVVLLRLPRSLAALRDTAGLVAAHAHPDVVVFAGGRIKHMSLAMNDVLREYFTRVDITHARQKARVLVARGPHDGADPVPARERHDGLVVCAYGGAFAGARIDIGTRLLLAHLPQVLPSGGLVVDLACGTGVIAVTLAMRHPSLQVYASDASAAAVASAQATADANGVRERVRVVRDDALSALPDGSAAFVALNPPFHSGAAVTDALAPRLFADAARALRPGGELWCVWNSPLRYRPALERLVGPTRQVARDAKFTVTVSTRR from the coding sequence ATGATCGACCTCGATTCGCTGCGGCGTTGGCCGGACGTCGAGGATGCCGGTTTGGGGGCCGTCGACGCCGCCGACCGGCTGCTGCTGGACGAATCCGCCGCTGCGCGGGCTGCGGCCGGCGACGGTGAGCTCGTCGTCATCGGTGACGCGTACGGCGCGCTGGCGCTGGGTGCAGCCGACGCGGGCGCGACCGGCATCCGCGTTCACCAGGATGCCGTGACCGGGGAGCAGGCCCTCGCGGCCAACGCCGCCACGTTCGGACTCGCCGACCGGGTGCGGTCGCTGCCGCTGGAGGCCGAGTTGGTGCAGGACGCGCGCGTGGTGCTGCTGCGGCTGCCGCGGTCGCTCGCGGCACTGCGCGATACCGCCGGACTGGTCGCGGCGCACGCGCACCCCGACGTCGTGGTGTTCGCCGGCGGCCGCATCAAGCACATGTCGCTGGCGATGAACGACGTGCTGCGGGAGTACTTCACCCGGGTGGATATCACCCACGCACGGCAGAAGGCGCGGGTGCTGGTGGCACGCGGACCGCATGACGGCGCGGACCCGGTGCCCGCCCGCGAGCGGCACGACGGACTCGTGGTCTGCGCCTACGGCGGCGCGTTCGCCGGCGCCCGCATCGACATCGGCACGCGGCTGCTGCTGGCACACCTGCCGCAGGTGCTTCCCTCCGGAGGGCTCGTGGTGGACCTGGCCTGCGGCACCGGGGTCATTGCGGTGACGCTGGCGATGCGGCATCCGTCCCTGCAGGTGTACGCGTCCGACGCGTCGGCGGCCGCCGTGGCCTCAGCGCAGGCGACGGCGGATGCCAACGGCGTGAGGGAGCGGGTGAGGGTGGTCCGCGACGACGCGCTGTCGGCGCTGCCCGACGGGTCGGCGGCGTTCGTCGCGCTCAACCCGCCGTTCCACAGCGGCGCGGCCGTCACCGATGCCCTGGCCCCGCGGCTGTTCGCCGATGCCGCACGGGCGCTGCGCCCCGGCGGTGAGCTGTGGTGCGTGTGGAACTCGCCGCTGCGGTACCGCCCCGCGCTCGAGCGTCTCGTCGGACCCACCCGGCAGGTCGCCCGCGACGCGAAGTTCACCGTGACGGTCTCCACCCGCCGCTGA
- a CDS encoding ATP-binding cassette domain-containing protein: protein MTDAAQTPLLAAENVTFAYGRDAPVLREVSVALAPGESLGLVGESGAGKTSLLRLLLGLAAPTGGRVLFDGRPLQLRSAATMRDFRRAVQPVYQDPFSSLDPRMTVGESIAEPLRSLRLAGDRESRDARVAELLAAVDLPVDAAERYPEAFSGGQRQRIAIARALAPRPRLILADEPVSALDTSVRMHVIELFQRLAREQGIGMLLVSHDLTIVSALCQRMAVLESGRIVEEGPTQRLLTAPEHPYTRRLLASVPRLPV from the coding sequence ATGACGGATGCCGCGCAGACGCCGCTCCTCGCGGCGGAGAACGTGACCTTCGCGTACGGGCGCGATGCCCCCGTGCTGCGCGAGGTGTCGGTGGCGCTCGCGCCGGGGGAGAGCCTCGGCCTCGTGGGCGAATCCGGTGCGGGCAAGACGTCGCTGCTGCGGCTGCTGCTGGGGCTCGCGGCGCCGACGGGCGGGCGCGTGCTGTTCGACGGGCGGCCGCTGCAGCTGCGGTCCGCGGCGACGATGCGGGACTTCCGCCGCGCGGTGCAGCCGGTGTACCAGGACCCGTTCTCGTCGCTGGATCCCCGCATGACGGTGGGAGAGTCGATCGCCGAACCGTTGCGGTCGCTGCGTCTTGCCGGCGACCGGGAGTCGCGTGACGCGCGGGTGGCGGAGCTGCTGGCCGCGGTGGATCTGCCGGTGGATGCCGCCGAGCGCTACCCCGAGGCCTTCTCGGGAGGCCAGCGGCAGCGCATCGCGATCGCACGCGCCTTGGCGCCGCGGCCCCGGCTGATCCTCGCCGACGAGCCGGTGAGCGCGCTGGACACCTCGGTGCGCATGCACGTGATCGAACTGTTCCAGCGCCTGGCGCGCGAGCAGGGGATCGGGATGCTGCTGGTCTCCCACGACCTGACGATCGTGTCGGCGCTGTGCCAGCGGATGGCGGTGCTGGAATCCGGCCGGATCGTCGAGGAGGGGCCGACCCAGCGCCTGCTCACCGCACCCGAGCATCCGTACACCCGCCGCCTGCTGGCATCCGTCCCGCGCCTGCCGGTCTGA
- a CDS encoding ABC transporter ATP-binding protein, with product MSALLSVAGLGVRIDGPDPVDLVHAVDVALQPGERLGIIGESGSGKSLTALAVLGLLGHPLVARGSVRVATAGGEVEVIGTPSRRLDKVRGATMSAVFQEPLSSLDPLMRVGKQVAWPLAHHGGLRGEALRRGVLDALADVQLSDPERIARSYIHEISGGQRQRVAIALALAAGPQLLIADEPTTALDVTVQAGILDLLQREVTERGMALIFISHDLPVVSGIADRVLVMRGGRQVELGETTQILGAPADPYTAKLVAASRRLDDFLPRASEGLGA from the coding sequence ATGAGCGCCCTGCTGAGCGTCGCGGGCCTCGGCGTGCGCATCGACGGGCCGGACCCGGTCGATCTCGTACACGCCGTGGACGTCGCGCTGCAACCGGGGGAGCGCCTCGGGATCATCGGCGAGTCGGGCTCGGGCAAGTCGCTCACGGCCCTGGCGGTGCTGGGGCTGCTCGGGCACCCGCTGGTCGCGCGCGGCTCGGTGCGCGTTGCTACCGCCGGCGGCGAGGTGGAGGTGATCGGCACCCCGTCGCGCCGGCTGGACAAGGTGCGCGGGGCGACGATGAGCGCGGTGTTCCAGGAGCCGCTGTCGTCGCTGGATCCGCTGATGCGGGTAGGCAAGCAGGTGGCGTGGCCGCTGGCCCACCATGGCGGGCTGCGCGGCGAGGCGCTGCGCCGCGGCGTGCTCGACGCCCTCGCCGACGTGCAGCTGAGCGACCCCGAGCGCATCGCGCGGTCGTACATCCATGAGATCTCCGGCGGGCAGCGGCAGCGCGTCGCGATCGCGCTGGCCCTGGCGGCGGGCCCTCAGCTGCTCATCGCCGACGAGCCGACCACCGCGCTGGATGTCACGGTGCAGGCCGGCATCCTGGACCTGCTGCAGCGCGAAGTCACCGAACGGGGCATGGCGCTGATCTTCATCAGCCACGACCTGCCCGTCGTCTCGGGCATCGCCGACCGCGTGCTGGTGATGCGCGGCGGCCGGCAGGTGGAGCTGGGGGAGACGACGCAGATCCTCGGCGCGCCGGCCGACCCCTACACGGCAAAGCTCGTCGCGGCATCCCGCCGGCTCGACGACTTCCTGCCGCGCGCGAGCGAAGGACTGGGCGCATGA
- a CDS encoding ABC transporter permease, whose translation MTATTLPEAATPASVVPAARRRVRRSVNLAVGAALFGLIAVIGLVSVFWTPFAYDDTTGDRLQPPSLEHWAGTDRLGRDLFTQLMIGARLALAVGFGSVAIAAIVGITLGLAAAIARRWVDDAISSLLDIAIAFPTLLLAMLIVAWRGASLESAILAIGLAGAAIIARLTRITATRVLAMDYVTAARTSGTGVFGIIRLHVLRNVWPTLIVPLALQFGGAVGAEASLSYLGLGSPPPNASWGRMLQEAQSTVLVAPTAAILPGILLVALIIGVNLLADGLRDVADPTSRSIR comes from the coding sequence ATGACCGCGACGACCCTGCCCGAAGCGGCGACGCCGGCATCCGTCGTCCCGGCCGCCCGTCGCCGCGTGCGCCGGTCGGTCAACCTCGCCGTCGGCGCCGCGCTGTTCGGCCTGATCGCCGTGATCGGCCTCGTCTCGGTGTTCTGGACGCCGTTCGCGTACGACGACACCACCGGCGACCGGCTGCAGCCGCCGTCGCTGGAGCACTGGGCCGGCACCGACCGCCTCGGCCGGGACCTGTTCACGCAGCTGATGATCGGGGCGCGTCTGGCCCTCGCGGTGGGGTTCGGTTCGGTCGCGATCGCCGCGATCGTGGGGATCACGCTGGGACTCGCCGCCGCGATCGCCCGGCGCTGGGTGGACGATGCCATCTCGAGCCTGCTCGACATCGCGATCGCCTTCCCGACGCTGCTGCTGGCGATGCTCATCGTGGCCTGGCGGGGCGCGTCGCTGGAGTCGGCGATCCTCGCGATCGGGCTGGCGGGCGCGGCGATCATCGCCCGGCTGACCCGCATCACCGCCACCCGGGTGCTGGCGATGGACTACGTCACCGCGGCGCGCACGTCCGGCACCGGGGTGTTCGGCATCATCCGCCTGCACGTGCTGCGCAACGTCTGGCCCACGCTCATCGTGCCGCTCGCGCTGCAGTTCGGCGGCGCCGTGGGTGCCGAGGCGTCACTGTCGTACCTCGGGCTCGGGTCGCCGCCGCCCAACGCGTCGTGGGGGCGGATGCTGCAGGAAGCGCAGAGCACGGTGCTGGTCGCCCCGACCGCCGCGATCCTCCCCGGCATCCTGCTGGTCGCCCTCATCATCGGGGTGAACCTGCTCGCCGACGGCCTGCGGGACGTCGCCGACCCGACCTCCCGGAGCATCCGATGA
- a CDS encoding ABC transporter permease, whose amino-acid sequence MTRYLLRRTGLLLLAFALAVTILFVVLRVLGNPVFALISVGATDAEIAAAAARLGVDRPIHEQYFAYIGQLLSFDLGQSFTNHLSVGDEILRRLNVTLPLTLLAFTLSVLIAVPVGFFAAWKSRTWYGTAFSAASQLGGAVPVFWVGILLVAVLSLGWRIFPAGGFPRTDWEDPGAALYSLTLPVLTIALVAGSDLARYVRSATLDILGQQYLRAARAAGQSFATALLRHGVRNGVVPLISILAIQLSTTFVGAVIIERVFALPGLGDMLLVGIKEQDFPSVQGVLLFSTALVLVLGFIADVLQRIIDPRLRDSISGNRRTKAVA is encoded by the coding sequence ATCACCCGGTACCTGCTTCGACGAACAGGATTGTTGCTGCTGGCGTTCGCGCTGGCGGTGACAATCCTGTTCGTCGTGCTGCGGGTACTCGGAAATCCGGTGTTCGCGCTGATCTCGGTCGGGGCGACGGATGCCGAGATCGCCGCGGCCGCCGCGCGCCTCGGGGTGGACCGGCCGATCCACGAGCAGTACTTCGCCTACATCGGGCAGCTGCTGTCGTTCGACCTCGGCCAGTCGTTCACCAACCACCTGTCCGTCGGTGACGAGATCCTGCGGCGGCTGAACGTGACCCTGCCGCTGACGCTGCTGGCGTTCACGCTGTCGGTGCTGATCGCGGTGCCGGTCGGCTTCTTCGCCGCGTGGAAGTCGCGCACCTGGTACGGCACCGCGTTCTCCGCCGCGTCGCAGCTGGGCGGGGCCGTGCCGGTGTTCTGGGTCGGCATCCTGCTCGTGGCGGTGCTGTCGCTGGGCTGGCGCATCTTCCCCGCCGGCGGCTTCCCCCGCACCGACTGGGAGGACCCCGGGGCGGCGCTGTATTCGCTGACCCTGCCGGTGCTGACCATCGCGCTGGTCGCCGGCAGTGACCTGGCCCGCTACGTCCGCAGCGCCACGCTGGACATCCTCGGACAGCAGTACCTGCGCGCCGCGCGTGCCGCCGGCCAGAGCTTCGCCACCGCGCTGTTGCGCCACGGGGTGCGCAACGGCGTCGTGCCGCTGATCTCCATTCTCGCGATCCAGCTGTCCACGACCTTCGTCGGGGCGGTCATCATCGAGCGCGTGTTCGCGTTGCCGGGGCTGGGGGACATGCTGCTGGTGGGGATCAAGGAGCAGGATTTCCCGAGCGTGCAGGGCGTGCTGCTGTTCTCCACCGCCCTCGTGCTGGTGCTGGGGTTCATCGCCGACGTGCTCCAGCGCATCATCGACCCGCGGCTCCGGGACTCCATCTCCGGCAACCGGCGAACCAAGGCCGTGGCATGA
- a CDS encoding ABC transporter substrate-binding protein, producing the protein MTSRRPNRILAASAAASAGLLVLAGCASGGSADSSGDDATAAAEIVVGSQNEPTNLDQIFGGSSGVTEVFTGNVYEGLFRITDDAEVEPLLASETEVSDDGLVYTFTLADAAFHSGEELTADDVKYSLERFVGEESIAARKSQLSVIDHIDVVDDETVAVTLKQPSISFTYNLGYVWIVNEDAGDLTTSSDGTGPYALADYRKGDSITLDVNEDYWGEAPANGGVVYQYYADPTALNNALLTGAVDLVTSQSNPDSLGEFEAAGFEIIEGTSTTKELLAFNDRLAPFDDANVRKAIYSAIDREKLLDAIWDGRGELIGSMVPPSEPWYLDLADNNPYDVQLAEQLLADAGYADGFTFTIDTPDSGVHSTVAEFLKSELAKVGVTVEINILTDDEWYQKVYTDKDFEATLQGHVNDRDINFYGNPDFYWGYDNADVQNWLAQSEAASSVEEQTELIAQANQQISDDAASVWLYLNPQLRIAAEGVTGVPENGLNSLFYVYDITKA; encoded by the coding sequence GTGACCTCACGCCGCCCCAATCGAATCCTCGCCGCGTCCGCCGCGGCATCCGCCGGTCTGCTCGTCCTGGCCGGCTGCGCGTCGGGCGGGTCTGCCGACTCCTCCGGCGACGACGCCACCGCCGCCGCGGAGATCGTGGTCGGCTCGCAGAACGAGCCCACCAACCTCGACCAGATCTTCGGCGGCTCGTCGGGTGTGACCGAGGTGTTCACCGGCAACGTGTACGAGGGCCTGTTCCGCATCACCGACGACGCCGAGGTCGAGCCGCTGCTGGCGAGTGAGACCGAGGTGTCCGACGACGGCCTGGTCTACACGTTCACGCTCGCCGACGCCGCGTTCCACTCCGGCGAAGAGCTCACCGCCGACGACGTGAAGTACAGCTTGGAGCGCTTCGTGGGCGAGGAGTCGATCGCCGCCCGCAAGAGCCAGCTGAGCGTCATCGACCACATCGACGTCGTCGACGACGAGACCGTCGCCGTGACGCTGAAGCAGCCGTCGATCAGCTTCACCTACAACCTCGGCTATGTGTGGATCGTCAACGAGGATGCCGGGGATCTCACCACCTCCTCCGACGGCACCGGCCCCTACGCCCTCGCCGACTACCGCAAGGGCGACTCGATCACCCTCGACGTCAACGAGGACTACTGGGGCGAGGCTCCCGCCAACGGCGGTGTGGTCTACCAGTACTACGCCGACCCGACCGCACTGAACAACGCGCTGCTGACCGGCGCCGTGGATCTGGTCACCAGCCAGTCCAACCCCGACAGCCTGGGCGAGTTCGAAGCCGCCGGGTTCGAGATCATCGAGGGCACCTCCACCACGAAGGAGCTGCTCGCGTTCAACGACCGGCTCGCGCCGTTCGACGACGCCAACGTGCGCAAGGCGATCTACTCCGCGATCGACCGCGAGAAGCTGCTCGACGCGATCTGGGACGGCCGCGGTGAGCTCATCGGCTCGATGGTGCCGCCGTCGGAGCCGTGGTACCTGGACCTCGCCGACAACAACCCCTACGACGTGCAGTTGGCAGAACAGCTGCTGGCGGATGCCGGCTACGCCGACGGGTTCACGTTCACCATTGACACCCCCGACTCCGGAGTGCACTCCACGGTGGCGGAGTTCCTCAAGTCGGAGCTGGCGAAGGTCGGCGTGACGGTGGAGATCAACATCCTCACCGATGACGAGTGGTACCAGAAGGTCTACACCGACAAGGACTTCGAGGCGACCCTGCAGGGCCACGTCAACGACCGCGACATCAACTTCTACGGCAACCCCGACTTCTACTGGGGCTACGACAACGCCGACGTGCAGAACTGGCTGGCCCAGTCGGAGGCGGCATCCTCGGTCGAAGAGCAGACCGAACTGATCGCCCAGGCGAACCAGCAGATCTCCGACGACGCCGCGAGCGTGTGGCTGTACCTCAACCCGCAGCTGCGCATCGCGGCGGAAGGGGTGACCGGCGTGCCGGAGAATGGACTGAACTCACTGTTCTACGTGTACGACATCACGAAGGCATAG
- a CDS encoding DUF1684 domain-containing protein gives MVSTETITTEPETHAEWVRARRKTVTAPHGALSLVLTHWSAPGEPPVDEAVAREGHPASALFTRLQRTDVETGLPQEAYRIWRQDSPANLAFEDIERYPYDPAWVLEGRFELVDQQRVVPFEHIRDAGATRGLPVSGDLVFTVDGTEYRLSAFDTVYGGTASLQLVFGDRTNGAETYGAGRFLVLDHPASGGTLRPGDSIPITIDFNRATVPPCGFSNQMNCPLPPLQNRLPFALRAGEKRVRFADGFTL, from the coding sequence ATGGTGAGCACTGAAACGATCACAACCGAGCCCGAAACCCACGCCGAATGGGTGCGCGCCCGTCGTAAGACGGTGACCGCGCCACACGGGGCGCTCTCGCTCGTGCTCACGCACTGGTCCGCTCCGGGGGAGCCGCCCGTCGATGAGGCCGTCGCCCGTGAGGGCCACCCGGCATCCGCCCTGTTCACCCGCCTGCAGCGCACCGACGTCGAGACCGGCCTGCCCCAGGAGGCGTATCGCATCTGGCGTCAGGACTCCCCGGCGAACCTGGCGTTCGAAGACATCGAGCGCTACCCCTACGACCCCGCCTGGGTGCTCGAGGGCCGCTTCGAGCTGGTCGACCAGCAGCGGGTCGTGCCCTTCGAGCACATCCGGGATGCCGGTGCCACGCGGGGCCTGCCCGTCTCGGGGGACCTCGTGTTCACCGTCGACGGCACCGAGTACCGCCTGAGCGCGTTCGACACCGTCTACGGCGGCACCGCCAGCCTGCAGCTGGTGTTCGGAGACCGCACCAACGGGGCCGAGACCTACGGTGCTGGTCGCTTCCTGGTGCTGGACCACCCCGCCTCCGGCGGCACCCTGCGCCCGGGCGACAGCATCCCGATCACGATCGACTTCAACCGCGCCACCGTGCCGCCCTGCGGGTTCTCGAACCAGATGAACTGTCCGCTGCCGCCCCTGCAGAACCGGCTGCCGTTCGCGCTGCGCGCGGGCGAGAAGCGCGTGCGCTTCGCCGACGGCTTCACCCTCTGA
- a CDS encoding LLM class flavin-dependent oxidoreductase, which produces MLSIGIAAAAGPGVAAELAPLLERAGFHGLWVNDTPGADALEVLAAAAAASENLVLATGVLPIDRRPAAEILREVDRLALPQHRLVLGIGSGQLRTGALDAVAGAARMLRAGTQARVVVGALGPRMRRLGATTADGLLLSWLTPAAAAEQARAAHAAAPDAHVALYVRTSLHPDADGPLAAETARYGGFPAYAANFARLGFAAEQTVIDSSADLREVVAAYRGGVDEVVLRAIVPAADPAAYREFTEQVARTLTP; this is translated from the coding sequence ATGCTGTCGATCGGCATCGCCGCCGCCGCAGGCCCGGGGGTCGCGGCCGAACTCGCACCCCTCCTGGAGCGCGCCGGCTTCCACGGACTGTGGGTCAACGACACCCCCGGCGCCGACGCCCTCGAGGTGCTCGCGGCCGCCGCCGCGGCATCCGAGAATCTCGTGCTCGCGACCGGCGTGCTGCCGATCGACCGGCGGCCTGCCGCGGAGATCCTGCGGGAGGTCGATCGCCTCGCCCTCCCGCAGCACCGGCTGGTGCTGGGCATCGGGTCCGGTCAGCTGAGGACGGGTGCATTGGATGCCGTGGCGGGTGCTGCCCGGATGCTGCGCGCCGGGACGCAGGCGCGGGTCGTGGTGGGCGCTCTCGGCCCGCGCATGCGCCGGCTGGGCGCGACGACGGCGGACGGGTTGCTGCTGAGCTGGCTGACACCCGCGGCCGCGGCGGAGCAGGCCCGCGCCGCGCACGCCGCCGCTCCCGACGCGCACGTCGCGCTGTACGTGCGTACGTCGCTTCATCCGGACGCGGACGGGCCACTCGCGGCGGAGACCGCCCGGTACGGCGGGTTCCCCGCCTACGCGGCGAACTTCGCGCGACTCGGATTCGCCGCCGAGCAGACGGTGATCGACAGCTCCGCCGACCTGCGCGAGGTCGTCGCGGCCTACCGCGGCGGTGTCGACGAAGTGGTGCTGCGTGCCATTGTCCCCGCCGCCGATCCGGCGGCCTACCGGGAATTCACGGAGCAGGTCGCACGCACCCTGACGCCGTGA
- a CDS encoding DUF3817 domain-containing protein, whose amino-acid sequence MFRTPLALFRTLAIAEAVSWTLLIAGLVLRATADLDIAVSIGGGVHGFVFLSYAVTAVVVAKNNRWSPWPATVAIAAAVIPYATIPAEIWLQRTGRLAGAWRPDETADPRDGTWHDRLFRTLLRHPLLFAVALALGVAVVFTVLLIVGPPGR is encoded by the coding sequence ATGTTCCGCACGCCACTCGCTCTCTTCCGCACTCTCGCGATCGCAGAGGCCGTGTCGTGGACACTGCTGATCGCCGGGCTGGTGCTGCGGGCCACCGCGGACCTGGACATCGCCGTGTCGATCGGGGGAGGGGTGCACGGGTTCGTCTTCCTGTCGTACGCGGTGACCGCCGTCGTCGTCGCGAAGAACAACCGCTGGTCGCCGTGGCCGGCCACGGTCGCCATCGCCGCCGCCGTGATCCCGTACGCCACCATCCCCGCCGAGATCTGGCTGCAGCGCACCGGGCGTCTGGCGGGCGCCTGGCGCCCCGACGAGACGGCCGACCCCCGCGATGGCACCTGGCACGACCGGCTGTTCCGCACGCTGCTGCGGCATCCGCTGCTGTTCGCCGTCGCGCTCGCCCTGGGCGTGGCCGTGGTCTTCACGGTGCTGCTGATCGTCGGCCCGCCCGGACGCTGA
- a CDS encoding MarR family transcriptional regulator: MNAERPPFSPVISLLTVSAIWDARLGAALKSVGLTTRKYGLLAHVGAEPGISFSELARRSQITVQTAHTAVRALASAGMVTDATAHAGAASDLRVTKKGQRALDSAEALVADLDVTFTATLPGLAAALQGLHERPFGEAPPAA; this comes from the coding sequence ATGAACGCTGAACGCCCCCCTTTCAGTCCTGTCATCTCGCTGCTGACGGTGTCTGCCATCTGGGATGCGCGGCTGGGTGCTGCGCTGAAGTCGGTCGGACTCACGACGCGCAAGTACGGATTGCTCGCCCACGTCGGCGCAGAGCCCGGCATCTCCTTCAGTGAACTGGCCCGCCGCAGCCAGATCACGGTGCAGACCGCGCACACGGCCGTGCGCGCCCTCGCCAGTGCGGGGATGGTGACGGATGCCACGGCTCACGCCGGCGCGGCATCCGACCTGCGCGTGACGAAGAAGGGCCAGCGCGCCCTCGACAGCGCCGAGGCGCTCGTGGCGGACCTGGACGTCACCTTCACCGCGACCCTTCCGGGTCTGGCCGCCGCGCTGCAGGGACTGCACGAGCGGCCCTTCGGTGAAGCGCCGCCGGCCGCCTAA
- a CDS encoding DUF4287 domain-containing protein: MSFQAYLDAVEKKTGLTPRQLVEIAGEKGFNSSSPAGPIVQWLADDYGLGRGHAMAMVHVITKGPQISAKHVGSGATHADPTDTLWLDGAATNPHP; this comes from the coding sequence ATGTCTTTCCAGGCCTACCTCGACGCCGTCGAGAAGAAGACCGGGCTCACCCCGCGCCAGCTGGTGGAGATCGCAGGGGAGAAGGGTTTCAATTCGTCGAGCCCTGCCGGTCCGATCGTGCAGTGGCTCGCCGATGACTACGGACTCGGGCGGGGGCACGCCATGGCGATGGTCCACGTCATCACGAAGGGGCCGCAGATCAGTGCGAAGCACGTCGGTAGCGGCGCCACGCACGCAGACCCGACCGACACGCTGTGGCTCGACGGAGCGGCGACCAACCCGCATCCCTGA
- a CDS encoding cupin domain-containing protein has product MLKPIPAEVLRIGSGRTRRFVGREHGAGLSYFFVDNDPGQGPELHRHPYTETWIVLEGEADVTIGDRVMRATAGDTVTAPLWTWHRFVNCGTSRLRIVCMHASPVIIQEWWDSRGTLDIPSLTD; this is encoded by the coding sequence ATGCTGAAACCGATCCCCGCCGAGGTGCTGCGGATCGGCAGCGGCCGCACCCGGCGGTTCGTCGGGCGCGAGCACGGCGCGGGCCTGTCGTACTTCTTCGTCGACAACGACCCCGGTCAGGGCCCGGAGCTGCACCGACATCCGTACACCGAGACCTGGATCGTGCTGGAGGGCGAGGCCGACGTGACGATCGGCGATCGCGTCATGCGCGCGACGGCGGGGGACACCGTGACCGCGCCGCTGTGGACCTGGCATCGCTTCGTCAACTGCGGCACGTCACGGCTGCGGATCGTCTGCATGCACGCGTCGCCGGTGATCATCCAGGAGTGGTGGGACTCCCGCGGCACGCTCGACATCCCCTCGCTGACCGACTGA